Below is a genomic region from Paludicola sp. MB14-C6.
TACTTGTATTATATTCAAAAATCAGAAGAAGGACATAAGCTATCTTTTGATGAAGTTGAAACTATGGTGAAATGCTCTCATGATAGTTTAAAATAACAATATTATTGATTCAAAATAGGGGTGAACTAGTTGAAAGCATTTCTTATGCCAAATTTGGACAAGCCAAATGCACAAAAATGTACGCAAAGAGTAATTTCCAAGTTAATCGAATACAATATCATGCCAACAATTGATAATCGATACCGTCATTTTTTTGAAGGAGATGAAGACTTTCCGAATACGGAAGTTGAATTTTTGGATTTTTACACAGCAATTTATAGCACAGATGTTGTGATAGCAATCGGTGGTGATGGTACGATTATTCATAGTGCAAAGCATGCAGTAGCATATGATAAACCGTTGCTGGGAATTAACGTTGGCAGGCTTGGCTTTATGGCTGGATTAGAAATGTCAGAACTACACTTATTGAAACATTTAGTAGAACAAGATTATACGATTGAAAACAGAATGATGCTAAGATGCTTGCATTATACGGAAGAAGCAGTAAATGAATATCTTGCGTTAAACGATGTGGTGATTTCCAATGGAGCTTTATCAAGAATTATTGATCTTGAAGTGCTGTGTAATGATAATCCTGTAGCATCATATCGAGCGGATGGAGTCATTTTTGCAACACCTACAGGTTCTACAGCATATGCACTTTCAGCGGGTGGGCCAATTGTCGAACCGG
It encodes:
- a CDS encoding NAD(+)/NADH kinase, coding for MKAFLMPNLDKPNAQKCTQRVISKLIEYNIMPTIDNRYRHFFEGDEDFPNTEVEFLDFYTAIYSTDVVIAIGGDGTIIHSAKHAVAYDKPLLGINVGRLGFMAGLEMSELHLLKHLVEQDYTIENRMMLRCLHYTEEAVNEYLALNDVVISNGALSRIIDLEVLCNDNPVASYRADGVIFATPTGSTAYALSAGGPIVEPALNSISMTPICPHSLVERTVIFSDDKVLMARSCVYNRHPIYITIDGEQGAKLEKNDFLEIMRSPQTVKLINLNKKQFYEVLDQKFKLHNNEPVNGNYLI